AGATGGCGTCTGGATTTGGAACACATATCAGTGTTACCTGAaggcaaatataaaaacaattacCTCTATTTACTGCATTTAATACCGGACTAAAAGAGACTTTATGAGACTCTCTCCTCTCGTGTCTGTGACTTTCAGGAGTCTCGGTCTCTCCTGTTAGGAGCTCTGCAAATCTCCAAGGAGGAGGGTTTCTGTCTGGGGGTCAAGCTGGTCCGAGGAGCCTACATGGACAAAGAGAGGAAGCTGGCAGAGAAAGAGAGTCAACTGGACCCCATCCACAACTGCTGGGAGGACACCAATGTCAGGTGCGTGACAGGCAGTGTTTTTTAATTACAACCAAGTAAATGAATACAATGATTGAAGAACATTAAACTATATTTTAGTGATTGGGTTACATTTTTATCAAAGAAACAGGGATTAATTTTGTAAAGTTTTTACGTGGATTGAATCTACTAAAGTGCACTAATTCTTTGGTGGATTAACCCTCATGAACATAGAACAAAAcagtgcttgtgtttgtgcagctaTAACGGCTCACTTGATGTGATGCTGAAGGCCATATCCCAGAAGCCTGAGCGCTACAGGATCATAGTGGCCACTCACAACGAGGAGTCAGTGAGAAAGGCTGCGAAAAGGTTTGATTCAAGCCCAAACTTTacttgttcatgtttttgttttatcagatgtaaaaaaaataattaaattttcAATTCTCAGGGGCATCTTTTGTTATTGGCCCAAGATTGGCGTCTAGTCCCGTGTCTTGTTACTTCTTAAACATTATGTGGCTCTTTTTGTCTATCATGGCTAGAATGGAAGAGTTGGGGATAGACAAAGATGGAGGCTCAGTGTGTTTTGGCCAGCTGCTGGGAATGTGTGATCATGTCTCCCTCACTCTGGGTGAGCTTTAGCCTCAGTGGGCATTctttacatttacaaattatttgcaaaaaaaactgtactACTACCTATAATTGCATTACAGTTGATTAATGGGGTCTTAGTTAcatgtatttgtgttatttcaCTTTATGTACGTTTACTCCTCTGACATGTTTTATTGTCTCTCCAGCTAAGGAGGGCTATGCCGTCTATAAGTCGGTGCCATACGGCTCAGTGGATGACACGCTGCCCTACCTGGTACGTCGGGCTCAGGAGAATCGCACAGTGCTGCAGGGAATCCGCAAAGAGAGAGACCTGCTGAGGAAAGAATTCTACAGGAGGATGAGTCTGAGGGGAGGGAAATAAAAGGCAGTCAAACAAGAGTGGAAAGTTTGTTGTGAGTGAGCGTAAACTGCTGCTGGACCATTCAACCCCTTGTATGATGGCTACCAACAGAATAAGAACATGTATGGCAGCCCAGAACATCTATAAGGATATCTTCAAACAAGAAATATTGTTCTGATATTACAGTTGATTAAATGTACATGTCATCCTGAACAAGCTAGAGAGGATTTCTCAAGATAGATAATTTATCTCTAGATCACAGGAGAGCCTGATTATGGAGAACTCAAAAACTCAGAAATTGAGTAATTCTCTAGATTACAGGGTTGGGTTCTCAAAATCACAGAATCAAAATTGAGTTGAAGTACCAGAAACTTTTGTCTCCTGAACACACCAGAACAGAAAGAATATCGGAGATTTTAAAGCTTATATTGACTGATGTATTAAATCAAGCAGGAAACATGCATGGGTTAGGTACATCTATATTTCTGTGCAAGAGAAACTGAAGAGGAATTTGCTGACATTGCATTGTACGATTGATTTCCCATTAGTTGTCATAAATTAAGTTTCCTCTGAGCTGCTTTAAGAGAATCATGACTGTTGCCTCATTGGTTTGATATCTTTGCACAAAGTATGCCCAACTGACACATGCAGCATATTCATATTCAGCATTTTGATCTCTTCAAAGATCTTCCTCATACATTCTTTAACTCTGCCTTCCTCTTACTACCATAAACACACCTGAAACTTTCTTCCATGTCTTGTTCTACCTGAAGAGCCAGTGTAATCAAGGATCTATTTACAGCTCATACAACTTGACTCCAAAGAGCATTTCCCTGCATTGTTCAGTGTTCAGAATGCACTCACTCCTGTTGATTTCCTTGAATTAAAAGAAAGTTCTTTCAGcctgttttcagtcttttaaTGAAATGCGGGAGCTGTATTCATCCATAAACGTTTGTTCCCACCAGCAGCTTTTCATTTTTGATGCGAAGACAACAGAGTATTCTGAATATAAAACCAGTGTTTATTAtagattttctttgttgttgcttttattaattaatttattaacaCTTACCGCTCTACTTTtacaagaaatcttttcatttaggCTTTTGGCATTTAAATTCAATTTGTCCTGTTCACAAAAGATAGCATACTTTCACCCATGTGTTGTACTAAATGTGGAACTtcctaaacaaaacaaaactcccCCATAAATGCTTGATCAAGAACAAGATTGATAGTTCACTTAACACTCCTGACGCCACACGACCTGACAAAGGTGATCATTCACTAGACCAGGGTTCTGCAAGAATGAGGAGGTGGGGGTTATGGTCTTcatttttttggtcttttgtttaatttatatACAAACTAATAAAAGTGTTGAAAATAAAACTCAGAACACACTGTTTATGATCGTTTATTGGATAAGTATAAGTGAACTATACTTAACATGTTTCTTGACTGTACTGCTGAAAGCCAGTCACATTGCAAAATTTTCTATTGTCAATAATAACCTTAAAACTCTTCACTTACTGAAACACCACACTTGCAGTTACAGTGCTGATGGGCTTGCGCACACACTGCCATAGCATTCAGCTGTTTCAGGATCAGCAGAAAGCAGCTTGGAGTCAAATAAGGAGAGCGGCCAATCACAGAGCACAGGAACACAAGTTGTTACTTTTTGTCGTTGTTATGGAATGAAGACTAGTTTCAGGACACGGTAGAGAAATCTCCAGGTTCCTAGCTCAGTAGTTGCCTTGGTTTTGATTTCTGTAGCCGCCTCTCTGGTAGCCCCCTTGGTAGCCCCCTTGGTAGCCCCCTTGGTAGCCACCTTGGTGGCCCCCTTGGTAGCCTCCTTGGTGGCCCCCTTGGTATCCTCCTTGGTGGCCCCCTTGGTAGCCTCCTTGGTAGCCCCCTTGGTAGCCCCCCTTATTCTGCTGATAACCACCTTTTTGATCTgggaacaaaaagaaaaacatgatcatCACAGAGTATCAACTTTGCAAGCGTTTAATCAGATGAATCAAGCGGCCCCTGGTTTGGTTGAATAACACGACATATGAACTTGTTGTCTTTAGAATGGTATAAGCCTTATCTTTAACTCAGTCAGTCACTGATTATATGCAACCAAACTAATCAGCAACAAAGTTAAAGCAGCTGTGAATGAACAGCAAACAGAATCTGCAGAAGGTCAGAGGGCTGCAGCTGTGGGAAGGTCACCATGTGCTCAGAATATTTCTGGTTCATTCAAAGtgcagcttcagtgtttttgaacctACCTCTCTGgtaggattgcttttgttggTAGCCACCTTTCTGATCTGTAATGTGAGGAACAAACAGTCATCATTGTTTAAACTTTTGATACCAAGAGACATTCCAGGATTAGAAAAATGCAAACCTTAAGTATATGCTGTCTAAACTCACCTCTGTTGAAGTAGCCTCCATAGACGCCCTGTTTGAGGTCAAAGACGCGTTCGTTGTTCTCCACCAAGCTGCCCAGTTTCTCAGCCAGCTGCAGGGCCATGTTCTGCAGGGAGGTGGGCTCTGTGCGGTGCATCACCACCGTCTGTGTGGGCTGGTCGAGTGATGCCTggtggaagaagaggagagaaaacatttaGAACAGTTTGGCTGGAAAATACAATCAGGGGAGTAAATTCAATTAGCTGCAGTTGCATCTTCAAATTCGCTCTAaggggaaaagaagaagaagctgtcaCACCAACCATTAACTCCTCATTGATGATCATCTTGCTGATAATGCTGTGAACTGTAGGTATCTCCAACTCAAACATCTCAGACAGGGTCTCCATCCTGGAGGAAGcgcacaaaaaaatacaacattgtACCATTGATTTCCAGGTAAAAACTCTTAGAATTAGATACAATTAGATACAATTGATAATCTTCTATGGCTTGCATATTTACTAGTAGGTGGAGCTACATCCTAGACTGGAGAAAAATCTGGTCTGAGTGTAAAATTGAGGATTCAACTGTAGACTAAAACAGTCACAAATCAGTGCTGAAGTAGAAACTGCTGCCAGCAGGCTAGAAATTCTTGCATCTTGTGCTCACCTGATGGAGTCGTACACACTGCTGTACGTGAACAGGTAAGTCCTCAACGACTCCTCTTGGATCTTCCTATAAAAGCAAACAATGAGGAAAATATATGAACATtacatatttgtaaaaaaacaaatttaacagACACCACAGAAAATGATCACATCTTAATCTGAAATGACTGATCTACTTGATGCATCTTCAAATTATTCAAATCTACCACGTACAGTTCTTAATAAAACAGCTACTATATAATCGAATCATCGAAGCTAATGCGTATGCTAACCTGACGAGCATCTCCCGTACTCGCTGCGTCTCAGGAAACAGGTCCCAGACTTTACTGTTCATCTTCTCATTGATGATGAACGAGTGACAGGTACGCCAGTCTCCCATCTTCATGGCCTTGCTGGCTGCCACCACGTGCTCCCTCATGCTCTCTGGGGGTCCTGCAGGACAAACGGAGCGTTGAAGTTATCCGCTCTTGATCTCTTTGTACTAAACTGACCTGGTTGAAAAGAGTTAGGAGACTTGTTTCATACCTAGAAGCGGCTGTCTCTCTCCCaccctgagctggtggtggaaCTGTTTGCTGATCATCCTGCGGCGGGCATCAAACTCGTGTGCGGCCATGTAGGGGATTTCCAGCAGCATGGCCGACACCAGATACACACACTCCAGCAGCTCCAGGTTGATGTGCATGTGGAAGGGCACCTGTGACAAGAGGTCAAAACAATGTTATGATAGTCATGTTTTAAGTTATTCTTAAACTTAACATCATCCTTTAGAATTTGCTTTCATTCAGCAAAGCTACACTACACCCAGCATCCTTCTATCTGACTCACTTGTCTCCTCTTCTCAATCTTCTCCTGCTCAGCGTTCCTCTCCTGCATGTTCCTCATGAGCAAACCCTGACCCAGCAGCTCCTTGGCACGGCCGGACGACTGGATGTCCAGCAAGGCGTTGTGGGCGTCTTTGATCATGCCCTGCCTGAAGGCGCAAATGCCGAGTTGCACCATGGTTCTGTTGTACAGAATCTAGAGAAGACAAGAGGAAATAGTCAGTTAGCATGCATTCAACGCTCTTTGCCTTTTGGGTTATTCTCCGTGCGTTTGCCCACCTGTACGGGCGGGTCGGCGTGCTGGATGTTGTCCTGCAGGTGACTCATCAGCATCAGGTCTCGCGCCTGGTACCAGCGGGAGTGCAGAGCGTGGTGGTAGATGTGGCAGAGGATGGCACAGGTGCGGATGCGGTCAGTGCGATCCTTGGCGTAGATGAACTTGCAGAGGCGGTCCATGATGACGGCGCTGTCCTCCCCCTCACTCTCCTCCTGGTCCTGCTCGGACTAaagacagcagacacacacgATGCAGCACCATCAGAATCCCAGCACAGACAATTCAACTTACTCACTTCTAGATCGACTTCCACTTTAAAACATAGGATTTGCCTTTTTCAAACTAGAACgggctctctttttctctgatgCAGACTGCACCACTCCTCTTATCTTACCTTGGTCTCTCCCTGGAGCCCCAGGCTGCGCCGGTGGGCCTTGTAGTCAAACTTGTAGTAGGTGTGCATGATTCTGCGCAGGTAGATGCGGCATATCTCCTCTGTGCTGCCCTTGTTCTCCATGTAGTTGAGCAGCCGGTCGATGATGCCACAAACATGTCCCTCGTCTTTCAGATTGTCCACATATTCTGGAGGAGGAACAGCAAAGGAAGTAATGAGGAAGACGTGTTTCAAGGAGAAAATAATCACACTGCAAATGACTTCCTGCGTAATAAGagaacacatttaaagagagGTCTTCAGTGTGTCTTCTGGTAGAGCTCACCTTGCGAGTGGGGATCGGTGTTCTGCATGATCTTGGTAAACTCTTCATCCATCCTTTCTACCAATGTTAAGATACATCCACGAACCCTGAATGGCTGACATGAAAAACAAGCAATACAGAAACTAATGTTTAGTGAAGTGATCTCATCGTCTTTCCAGACACAAAAATGCAGTTTGTGCAGGATGTAACAAACAATTCTATAACATCTGAAGACGTACAAATAATGATGCATCCATAAatgaatcatgaaaaaaaaaggccacaaCACAGATGACACACGCACGCAGGGATTCAGTTTAGTGATGGTCTGAATGTTGAACAaagaacagagaggagaagatgaTCACCTGGTCGGAGACTGCCAGATTCTCACTGTCCTCTGCGATGTTTTCCCCGATGAAGATGTTGTTGTGTTCGAAGAGGATGTCGAGCAGCTCGTCGATGCAGTCCAGACACTTCTTCCACATGTCGGGCTAGAGGGAAACCGAACAAGAATGATAAGTCTGAAAACACCGGGCAGTAAATGATAGATTATGCCGCATTTCCCCGCTGAATATAATCACGCGTAATAAATACTACAGGAATATAAATAACTTGATTGTACCattgtgtatttatgtataatgggtctttattttttcatctttccGCTACAAAATGTTACCACAACATCAATCACGGcatgaagaaaacaagatgCTCTTACCTTCATGAACGCCGCCAGGTTGGGGTTGTAGTCGTACAAGGAGGCGACGATGTTAAACTTGATCTTGACCATGATACCTTGACCGAGGTTATTCTCGAGGGCGATGGCTGCCAGAGCGTGGAGCAGCTCAATCTGAGCGGCtctggaaaaagagagaagtcaaaggagaggagatgagaacagagaaaaacacaacaaacagataAGACTTGATCGTGGAATAAGATAaacaatgctttaaaaaaaacaacaaaaaaaaacagatgagggGGCTGCTGAGGATTTATTCACTAATGACGACATGAGTATCGCTCAATTGCAAAGCATTTTCTGTGTCATTTGTTTCAGTTTACAACTTACAAAAAATGATAAACATGCGagagggaaaatgttttttaattagttGCTGCTTGCAAATAAATCTACACGATTTGTTCACCGGCCGTCATTTTTAATGACACACGTTGCTAAGTTCAAGACGATCAAAGCATTTTCTTCCCCcatatacaaaatatatatacacgTGATGTTACCTGTCTGTGCCCTTTTTGCCTCTTGCTTGCAGGATCTCGTTCAGCTTCTTCACTACAACAGGAATGTTGATCTCTGTGCCTTTGGCGAACATCTTAGGCTTTTCCTTGCGGAAAGACAATTCACCATTAAATAAATATTCCCAAATTTGTTGATCCATATCACACCAACATCTTTACAGATTTCTCTTTACTATGAGAAACAGActaatgaggttttttttaagatgctCATTAGTTTGACTGAATAAGTCTGCTTGTACGGCACAAATATACATTATATGGTTTTCAAACACTGATGTACCGACTACCGTTTCCTTTCATTTCAACAATCATGATAGCAGTCAATCTAAAAAGGAACAATTATCTTTCCAACAGTTCATTACCTTGACCATAGGAGCGCCTCCTTTCACCTTCTCCCAgcctccctccacctcctctcctccctcctcctcgccctctTCCTCCAGCCGCTCTTTCTTCTTGGGCTTCTTTCGCTTCGCCAGCCTCTTCTCGCTCTTATCAGAGTCCTGAGTCCTGACCACAGACAAAGAgtgtgcagtggtgagtaggaGGGAAACTCTTCTAATCAACAATTAAAGCTTGGTCTTGCtgttatttgtattcatttattctgtccaTAATTAATGGGAAGTTGTTTTGTGAAACCTGTAAATTGTCAAAGTGTTAACAAGGGGCAAAAACCGAGATGAATGTAAGAAGTTCTGTGACGTGCGCCGCTTTAACCAAGGCTAATGTCTTGAGTGATTTCATAATCTCAATGGTACAAGCTTCATGCTCATAACACATATTCAAATAATTAACCCCATCAATTCAAAGCATTCAATAAGTTTTgagcactttttgtttgcacGTGTCAAATAAGGAAGTAACCGTCTGTCCTTAAACGACAGAAACTCTGGAGAGGGACACTAACTTCTTGAGGAAGACCAAGGCCAGGGAGGAGCTCTTCTCATCCCCGTCATCCGAGCTCTCGCTCCCGCTGTCGACAGTGTCTGAGCCCCAGTCTTCATTTTCGTCATCGTCACTAGAAGAGGACTCATCCTGTCAAGAGCGAGAAAAACATCAGCACATTGGCTCAGGTTTACCCTCGCAcagtcgtaaaaaaaaaaaaatgaataaaggtGTTACCCCGGATCCCTTTGCAGACTTGAGGAACTTGCTGGCGTCCGGGGTAGGCTCAggctttttctttaaaaaggccTTGGCTGAGActccatcctctccctctccctcgctGTCAGAGGAAGAGCCTGgtgaaagaaaacaaccagaATGTGTTTCAGAGATGATGCTAATACATCTTCTATGTTGAATTATTATGCTGTTAACACAAACAGTACTGTACTAAATTCATAGGCCACCACTAAGTATGTAAGGATGTGTGCTTTAAGTCGACTAAATGAAACGTCATCCAGGGTTCCCACTCTTTTCCAGAGATCATTTTCAGCGATGTTCGAGCTGGTATGACAGTCCGTGATCGTGCCACACCAATATTAAGTGTAGTCTTTAACAAGGTTAAACATTTACTATCATGTTAGGGTCCATTTTTTACCCTTAACAACACAGTTTGGCATTTGAAGAGACAATGCTAGCAAAGTAAAAGGTTAGGTTAGGTACTCTGCCCGTGTTTGGTTCACACAGTTGAGTACCTATTCATTGTGaaaatgaaccttttttttttttcacgtgaCAAAGTTATTTTTTCCCGATCTGCAGTTTATAAACATTGCCAATTGGCATTTACTGAACATATGAAATAGTTGTAATTCTCTCTCACTTTTATCAGGCGTAAAGTCATAGCAGAACAGAGCCCTAAGAAAGACCaactagagagagagattaagTTCAAACTCGCACGCCATCAATAACGTTAACTAACTACtgttatagttttgggttttttgatcctttaaccacttgtttgtatttcttttactgctcttaccttcttgtTGCTATtatattttatctcttttagtttcttaaatatttttaaatatttgttcctcttggtctcagctcgtgttgttgggttcttgtgttgcctgggttcttatgatggttcttgtgatggtcgggttatatatgtctgttgggtattgTGCACTtcgggttcttttctgttgaattgtatttaattattttgagtattttgcatttgtttgttcttgctgttgtttatgttcttctgtgtttgctttagtttgttcttgtttttgctgtttgtcaaagcactttgtaaacctgtgtttttaaaaaggtgctatataaataaagttattattagtattattatctGTAGACTTCCATTCAATCTGCGTTGTGGATTATGTAACAAATAGATACTTTTATAAACGTGTGCCGGTGAAAATGTCCAACTCTGGAGGGGAGTGTTGGAATAATTTTCCAGGAAAACACGTGATTGTCCAGGgcatttgactttttctgtaATCTTCCAGGTGTTTTCCAGTGCTGGAAAATTACTCGACTGTTTTCCAGGACGAGTGGGAACCATGGTCTCCACCAGAACAACTAGTCAGTTTAACGCAGTACTtatatttgtttatatgttGGCCTCAATGCTGGTCGAATATCACGTCCAACTTTCAACTTTCACTACCGAATCTACACAGTGCccc
The genomic region above belongs to Labrus bergylta chromosome 21, fLabBer1.1, whole genome shotgun sequence and contains:
- the eif3c gene encoding eukaryotic translation initiation factor 3 subunit C isoform X1 translates to MSRFFATGSDSESEESSSADEITPKAPGTTFKQSLLISDDEEDTKRIVRSAKDKRFEELTNLIKTIRNAMKIRDMAKCLEEFEQLCRAFLKSKTIVDKEGVPPFYIRLLADLEDYLNQLWEDKEGKKKMNKNNAKALSTLRQKIRKYNRDYETEIASYKENPQESADEEEEKEAGDSGSSSDSEGEGEDGVSAKAFLKKKPEPTPDASKFLKSAKGSGDESSSSDDDENEDWGSDTVDSGSESSDDGDEKSSSLALVFLKKTQDSDKSEKRLAKRKKPKKKERLEEEGEEEGGEEVEGGWEKVKGGAPMVKEKPKMFAKGTEINIPVVVKKLNEILQARGKKGTDRAAQIELLHALAAIALENNLGQGIMVKIKFNIVASLYDYNPNLAAFMKPDMWKKCLDCIDELLDILFEHNNIFIGENIAEDSENLAVSDQPFRVRGCILTLVERMDEEFTKIMQNTDPHSQEYVDNLKDEGHVCGIIDRLLNYMENKGSTEEICRIYLRRIMHTYYKFDYKAHRRSLGLQGETKSEQDQEESEGEDSAVIMDRLCKFIYAKDRTDRIRTCAILCHIYHHALHSRWYQARDLMLMSHLQDNIQHADPPVQILYNRTMVQLGICAFRQGMIKDAHNALLDIQSSGRAKELLGQGLLMRNMQERNAEQEKIEKRRQVPFHMHINLELLECVYLVSAMLLEIPYMAAHEFDARRRMISKQFHHQLRVGERQPLLGPPESMREHVVAASKAMKMGDWRTCHSFIINEKMNSKVWDLFPETQRVREMLVRKIQEESLRTYLFTYSSVYDSIRMETLSEMFELEIPTVHSIISKMIINEELMASLDQPTQTVVMHRTEPTSLQNMALQLAEKLGSLVENNERVFDLKQGVYGGYFNRDQKGGYQQKQSYQRDQKGGYQQNKGGYQGGYQGGYQGGHQGGYQGGHQGGYQGGHQGGYQGGYQGGYQGGYQRGGYRNQNQGNY
- the eif3c gene encoding eukaryotic translation initiation factor 3 subunit C isoform X2, which translates into the protein MSRFFATGSDSESEESSSADEITPKAPGTTFKQSLLISDDEEDTKRIVRSAKDKRFEELTNLIKTIRNAMKIRDMAKCLEEFEQLCRAFLKSKTIVDKEGVPPFYIRLLADLEDYLNQLWEDKEGKKKMNKNNAKALSTLRQKIRKYNRDYETEIASYKENPQESADEEEEKEAGDSGSSSDSEGEGEDGVSAKAFLKKKPEPTPDASKFLKSAKGSGDESSSSDDDENEDWGSDTVDSGSESSDDGDEKSSSLALVFLKKTQDSDKSEKRLAKRKKPKKKERLEEEGEEEGGEEVEGGWEKVKGGAPMVKPKMFAKGTEINIPVVVKKLNEILQARGKKGTDRAAQIELLHALAAIALENNLGQGIMVKIKFNIVASLYDYNPNLAAFMKPDMWKKCLDCIDELLDILFEHNNIFIGENIAEDSENLAVSDQPFRVRGCILTLVERMDEEFTKIMQNTDPHSQEYVDNLKDEGHVCGIIDRLLNYMENKGSTEEICRIYLRRIMHTYYKFDYKAHRRSLGLQGETKSEQDQEESEGEDSAVIMDRLCKFIYAKDRTDRIRTCAILCHIYHHALHSRWYQARDLMLMSHLQDNIQHADPPVQILYNRTMVQLGICAFRQGMIKDAHNALLDIQSSGRAKELLGQGLLMRNMQERNAEQEKIEKRRQVPFHMHINLELLECVYLVSAMLLEIPYMAAHEFDARRRMISKQFHHQLRVGERQPLLGPPESMREHVVAASKAMKMGDWRTCHSFIINEKMNSKVWDLFPETQRVREMLVRKIQEESLRTYLFTYSSVYDSIRMETLSEMFELEIPTVHSIISKMIINEELMASLDQPTQTVVMHRTEPTSLQNMALQLAEKLGSLVENNERVFDLKQGVYGGYFNRDQKGGYQQKQSYQRDQKGGYQQNKGGYQGGYQGGYQGGHQGGYQGGHQGGYQGGHQGGYQGGYQGGYQGGYQRGGYRNQNQGNY